From the genome of Flavobacterium ovatum, one region includes:
- a CDS encoding DUF4159 domain-containing protein, translated as MKKIYFVFLFLSLNIFAQEIALLKYSGGGDWYANPTSLPNLIQFCNTNINTTLKTKPATVEPGSPNLFTYPFIHLTGHGNVVFSDAEVKNLQDYLNSGGFLHIDDNYGLDQYIRKEIKKLFPNTALIEIPATHLIFQKPYAFPNGLPKIHEHDGKRPQAFGIFVKSRLVLLYTYECDLGDGWENPEVNNDPLSVREKALKMGANIIHYIFNN; from the coding sequence TTTTTGCTCAAGAAATTGCCTTATTGAAATATAGTGGCGGTGGTGATTGGTATGCAAATCCCACTTCATTGCCTAATTTAATTCAATTTTGCAACACCAACATTAACACCACTTTAAAAACAAAACCAGCAACTGTAGAACCAGGAAGCCCCAATCTTTTTACGTACCCATTTATTCATTTGACAGGTCATGGAAATGTGGTTTTTAGTGATGCCGAAGTAAAAAACCTTCAGGATTACTTAAACTCTGGTGGTTTTTTACACATTGACGATAATTATGGTTTAGACCAATATATTCGAAAAGAAATCAAAAAATTGTTTCCTAATACAGCCTTAATAGAAATTCCGGCAACGCATTTAATTTTTCAAAAGCCGTATGCTTTTCCGAATGGTTTACCTAAAATTCACGAACATGATGGCAAACGACCACAAGCTTTTGGAATATTTGTAAAAAGTAGATTAGTCTTACTATACACTTATGAGTGCGACTTAGGAGATGGTTGGGAAAATCCCGAAGTCAATAATGACCCACTTTCCGTTCGAGAAAAAGCGTTGAAAATGGGTGCCAATATTATACATTATATATTCAACAACTAG